Proteins encoded within one genomic window of Candidatus Cloacimonadota bacterium:
- a CDS encoding L-threonine 3-dehydrogenase, with the protein MKKILVTGSVGQIGSELTMLLRKLYGNDNVIAGGNRTKPSGKLLESGPFEIVDCTDANRVAEVVKKYDIDTIYHLAAILSGVAEAKPNLAWNVNINGLYNVLEVAREENCAVFTPSSIGAFGPSTPADDTPQDTIQRPNTMYGVTKVAGELLCDYYFKRFGVDTRGVRYPGIISNETLPGGGTTDYAVDIYYEAIKQKKYTCFLKAGTFLDMMYMPDALTAAVNLMEADPSKLIHRNAFNISTMSFDPEMLAASIKKHIPEFTIDYDIDPVRQAIAESWPNNMDDSAATEEWGWNYEYDLDKMTEDMLRVLGEKLK; encoded by the coding sequence ATGAAAAAAATACTTGTTACCGGTTCTGTCGGACAGATCGGCTCAGAACTTACGATGTTGTTAAGAAAATTGTATGGAAATGATAATGTAATCGCTGGTGGAAATCGTACAAAACCCAGTGGAAAATTATTGGAATCTGGTCCTTTTGAGATCGTTGATTGTACGGATGCAAATCGAGTCGCGGAAGTTGTAAAAAAATATGATATTGATACGATCTATCATTTAGCAGCAATTCTTTCTGGTGTGGCAGAAGCAAAGCCAAACCTTGCCTGGAATGTTAATATCAACGGTTTGTACAATGTGCTTGAAGTCGCTCGCGAAGAAAACTGTGCCGTTTTTACACCAAGCTCAATAGGTGCTTTCGGACCTTCAACACCTGCTGATGATACACCGCAGGATACAATTCAAAGACCAAACACTATGTATGGTGTAACCAAAGTTGCTGGCGAGCTGCTTTGTGACTATTATTTCAAAAGATTCGGAGTTGATACTCGTGGTGTTCGTTATCCTGGAATTATCTCCAATGAAACTCTTCCTGGAGGCGGAACTACTGATTACGCTGTTGATATTTATTATGAAGCAATTAAGCAGAAAAAATATACCTGTTTCCTGAAAGCTGGAACTTTCCTTGATATGATGTACATGCCTGATGCTTTAACCGCTGCTGTAAACCTTATGGAAGCAGATCCATCTAAACTTATTCATAGAAATGCCTTTAATATTTCTACTATGAGTTTTGATCCGGAAATGCTGGCTGCATCAATTAAAAAGCATATTCCAGAATTTACAATCGATTACGACATTGATCCGGTAAGACAGGCTATTGCAGAAAGCTGGCCAAACAACATGGACGACAGTGCAGCAACCGAAGAATGGGGTTGGAACTACGAATACGATCTTGATAAAATGACAGAAGATATGCTGAGGGTTCTGGGAGAAAAACTGAAATAG
- a CDS encoding 30S ribosomal protein THX, producing MGKGDRRSKKGKIWRGSYGKTRPQKVKTKKK from the coding sequence ATGGGAAAAGGCGATCGCAGAAGTAAAAAAGGCAAGATCTGGCGCGGAAGTTATGGCAAGACCAGACCGCAAAAAGTTAAAACAAAAAAGAAATAA
- the rho gene encoding transcription termination factor Rho: MKFNGYLNITKNQQATLWKIPFDKSSESFNFPDKLIKKYNLKSGVRLESEIKSNRVIDIYKICDVKPEEYNKRKNFNNLIAQNPTERYDFGNSEISSLRILDLMTPIGKGTRGLIVSPPRAGKTMLLENLANEFYKLDPKLQVIVLLIDERPEEVTSFKMNTKAQVFHSSMDKGSWSHQVLGNFMLNHIRAELECGNDTVILIDSLTRMGRAYNINDNRHNNRIMSGGLSSGALELPRKLFGVARNIQNGGSCTILATILTDTGSRMDEVIFQEFKGTGNCEIILDRDLADMRIFPAINITESGTRKEELLRSNLELEKINSLRRRLLQIDKQKAVSNLLQLTDQHKSNSDLIKHLT; the protein is encoded by the coding sequence ATCAAATTTAACGGCTATTTGAATATAACGAAAAATCAGCAGGCAACTTTATGGAAAATTCCTTTTGATAAAAGTTCGGAATCGTTTAATTTTCCTGATAAATTGATAAAGAAATACAATCTGAAAAGCGGAGTTCGGCTGGAATCTGAAATCAAGAGTAATAGAGTTATCGATATCTACAAAATATGTGATGTGAAACCTGAGGAGTATAACAAAAGAAAAAACTTCAATAACCTGATTGCTCAAAATCCTACAGAAAGATATGATTTTGGCAATTCAGAAATTTCTTCTCTCCGAATTTTGGATTTGATGACACCAATTGGAAAAGGAACGCGCGGGTTAATTGTTTCGCCACCAAGAGCTGGAAAAACCATGTTATTGGAAAACCTGGCAAATGAATTTTATAAACTCGATCCAAAACTGCAAGTGATTGTTTTACTTATAGATGAACGTCCGGAAGAAGTTACTTCCTTCAAAATGAATACGAAAGCCCAGGTTTTTCATAGTTCTATGGATAAAGGCAGCTGGTCACATCAGGTTTTAGGGAACTTCATGCTGAATCATATTCGTGCCGAACTTGAGTGCGGGAATGATACTGTAATTTTAATTGATAGTCTTACCAGGATGGGAAGAGCTTACAATATAAATGATAATCGACATAATAATCGCATCATGTCCGGCGGACTTTCATCAGGTGCGTTGGAATTACCCCGCAAGCTCTTTGGGGTGGCTCGTAATATTCAAAATGGTGGTTCCTGCACGATCCTGGCTACAATTTTAACTGATACAGGATCGAGAATGGACGAAGTTATCTTTCAGGAATTTAAAGGAACCGGAAATTGTGAAATTATTCTGGATCGCGATCTGGCTGATATGAGGATATTTCCGGCAATCAATATTACAGAAAGCGGCACCAGGAAAGAGGAGTTATTACGTTCCAACTTGGAATTGGAAAAGATAAACAGTTTACGAAGAAGACTTTTGCAGATCGACAAACAGAAAGCTGTTTCTAATCTTCTTCAATTAACAGATCAACATAAATCAAATTCCGATCTGATAAAACATTTGACATAG
- a CDS encoding PQQ-binding-like beta-propeller repeat protein translates to MRKSILIILIILPVILAAQNWSWHVGNGGNPARNGQADGVLSSLSEDEVLWEGSNVFSYWPHQPFTEGNVIVADRTFNMNDVLHGTWIVAYDITSGDTLWTVDLPVYFPDTDWRSRVCGTNDGVVYATRSGNTNASYLHALDVTDGSIIWTSTELTDMSSGECVTFAENGDLIIGNFQNIMRLNASDGSLIWQETRYSPTSSGSEVSVYENHVYGWAASTSGPSIVVHDIETGAFLYESGGVGGGLVQQLGCFVGPDGIVYAPRTQNNVVTDSLVAFTDTGSELERMWQIGLCYIPFATFGVDLNGNVYSYNYDYQVIHIDSHSGDILNSSTRISNDIPNYRTTLFAGSIYPAKGEEKVRQHYFSNNREPAILDTSIVIGDPGAGIVSPHAAVDAEGYLYITNHQDKLFCFDESLNLIWEDTFDRPDGPALGMDGHLVICADSYEMKVYEGRGLVAPGMVFGNVTLIGGNGNVIDVEITTANMITNPDEFGFYSLELSPGTYSITASLDNYEPQTIDDVLVESGAPTGPIDFDLNAITSIDSNIVPDSDLDLNIFPNPFNPTTKISFNVPQTSSFAIIEIYNLKGQKVKTFSNLQITQSPDHQIIWNGTDQNNKPVSSGIYFARFKTEKINLQKKMLLLK, encoded by the coding sequence ATGAGAAAATCAATACTGATAATCCTTATTATTTTACCTGTAATTCTTGCGGCTCAAAACTGGAGCTGGCATGTGGGAAATGGCGGTAATCCTGCTCGAAACGGACAAGCGGATGGTGTGCTTTCTTCCTTGTCGGAAGATGAAGTTTTGTGGGAAGGAAGTAATGTTTTCTCCTACTGGCCGCATCAGCCATTTACAGAAGGAAATGTGATCGTTGCAGATCGGACCTTCAATATGAACGATGTGCTGCATGGAACCTGGATCGTGGCTTATGATATCACTTCCGGAGATACATTGTGGACGGTTGATCTGCCGGTTTATTTTCCCGACACCGACTGGCGAAGTAGAGTTTGCGGTACCAATGATGGCGTGGTTTATGCCACCCGCAGCGGCAATACGAACGCTTCTTATCTGCATGCCCTGGATGTAACTGATGGATCGATAATCTGGACTTCAACAGAATTAACAGACATGTCTTCAGGAGAATGTGTAACTTTTGCTGAAAATGGCGATCTGATCATTGGTAATTTCCAGAATATCATGCGATTGAATGCTTCAGATGGTTCATTGATCTGGCAGGAAACCAGATACAGCCCAACTTCCAGCGGCAGTGAAGTTTCAGTTTATGAAAATCATGTTTATGGCTGGGCTGCCAGTACCAGCGGACCTTCCATAGTTGTTCACGATATTGAAACAGGAGCGTTCCTGTATGAAAGTGGTGGAGTTGGTGGCGGTTTGGTTCAACAGCTTGGCTGTTTCGTGGGTCCAGATGGAATAGTTTATGCACCCAGAACCCAAAACAATGTAGTAACCGATTCGCTGGTTGCTTTTACCGATACAGGAAGTGAATTGGAGAGAATGTGGCAGATTGGTTTGTGCTATATTCCTTTTGCCACTTTTGGCGTTGATCTGAACGGAAATGTTTATTCCTACAACTACGATTATCAGGTTATCCATATCGATTCTCATAGCGGTGATATCTTAAATTCATCTACCAGGATCAGCAATGATATTCCAAATTACAGAACTACTTTATTTGCTGGTTCCATTTATCCTGCAAAAGGAGAAGAAAAAGTAAGACAGCATTATTTTTCCAATAATCGTGAACCAGCGATATTAGATACTTCTATTGTCATTGGTGATCCAGGCGCAGGTATTGTTTCTCCTCATGCTGCCGTTGATGCTGAAGGATATCTTTACATCACAAATCATCAGGACAAACTTTTCTGTTTTGATGAATCGCTCAACCTCATCTGGGAAGATACATTTGACAGACCGGACGGACCCGCGCTTGGAATGGATGGACATCTTGTTATTTGTGCAGATAGCTATGAGATGAAAGTTTATGAAGGAAGGGGTTTAGTTGCACCCGGAATGGTTTTCGGCAACGTCACACTGATCGGTGGAAATGGAAATGTGATAGATGTGGAAATAACAACTGCCAACATGATTACGAATCCCGATGAATTTGGATTTTACTCTTTAGAACTTTCACCAGGAACGTATTCTATAACTGCATCTTTGGATAATTATGAACCACAAACTATCGATGATGTTCTGGTAGAAAGCGGAGCTCCAACTGGCCCGATCGATTTTGACTTGAATGCAATCACATCAATAGATTCTAACATTGTTCCTGATTCTGATCTCGATTTAAATATCTTTCCCAATCCCTTCAATCCCACTACAAAAATCAGCTTCAATGTACCGCAAACGTCCTCATTTGCGATCATCGAAATTTACAATCTAAAAGGTCAGAAAGTTAAAACATTCTCAAATCTCCAAATCACCCAATCTCCAGATCATCAAATAATCTGGAACGGAACCGACCAAAACAACAAACCAGTTTCCAGCGGTATCTATTTTGCTCGGTTCAAAACTGAAAAAATCAATCTGCAAAAAAAAATGCTACTTTTAAAATGA
- a CDS encoding FG-GAP-like repeat-containing protein, with amino-acid sequence MKTNFVLFFIIFSISLFSITINIPDDYATIQEGIDASANGDIVLVQPGTYLENLNFNGKLITVASLYHTTQDTSYISQTIIDGNQMGGVVLFESGEDSTAVLTGFKLQNGSGTSYTTPSGSLHVFGGAVFCNLASSPKLENLIISNCNAEYGGGICAYDNSLPIIDKIEVYGCNSDKGGAVYYNVGGGGNITNSFFHDNSARRGAAVFYREAPLVDPVIDNCVFLHNQAIERAGAIGTFNTNLTVKNSIMEGNSANLGGAMFIWLQTIVLQNVLVYDNISTSDGGAIFSSQCSSYYINSAFYNNSSNADGGAFYGWSGSSPYFVNSVLWGNLPQQIHCRVDGGQNTVTSEYSCIEGGETGISTVNTIVNWLDGNIDTDPLIDDQYLLTENSPCIDSGTSILPVPYELTTFDLAGEDRIYGDEVDMGPYEYFVEETFSFTQITTGNIVNDGGWNYDCCWADFDADGWDDLFVCNNDGDNGKHNFYYLNNQDGTFTKVTDGDIVTDGDSSYGCAPGDFDNDGDIDLFVSNYNENNALYENLGDGTFTRITTGDIVNNSGSSTDCEWVDYNKDGWLDLFVCNRTQANFLYQNNADGTFTRITGDPLVSENKNSGSCVWADFDDNSYPDVFIANSGPDTNSLFLNNGDGSFTALQNDPIVSEMENFDISATGDYDNDGDYDIYVAPGMLPAGSYDVYLYQNDGNASFTRVQNIPHDNINAGGGCDFVDIDFDGDLDIFHQAYDGFNLILENDGLGNFSQTSEGVLANDGNYNKQASWTDYDDDGDLDVFFAVNNYFGGNNKLFQNNGNGNNWLYVELEGYNSNYYGIGCEILSVAEIGGSVVSQNTLVNADNSIITRIGFGDAETVGSILVMWPSGEISQLNDIETNQMILVSEQISPHSDDILQAETIILNQNFPNPFNPSTTISFSVTQSSDFATIEIYNLKGQKVKMFTFPNQSSQEATNWQAGLGTSKGVIVWNGTDENNKPVSSGVYFYKLKQGKQQLTKKMLLLK; translated from the coding sequence ATGAAGACAAATTTTGTTTTATTTTTTATCATATTTTCGATTTCACTGTTTTCCATAACTATAAACATTCCAGATGATTATGCAACGATTCAGGAAGGAATAGACGCATCTGCAAATGGAGACATAGTTCTCGTTCAACCTGGAACTTATCTGGAAAATCTGAATTTCAACGGAAAACTGATCACAGTTGCATCACTCTATCATACTACGCAGGATACAAGTTACATTTCCCAAACAATAATCGATGGAAATCAAATGGGTGGCGTGGTACTTTTTGAAAGTGGAGAAGATTCCACAGCTGTTTTAACAGGGTTTAAATTGCAAAATGGCAGTGGAACATCCTACACAACTCCGTCTGGTTCTCTACATGTTTTTGGAGGGGCAGTTTTCTGCAATTTAGCTTCCAGTCCCAAATTGGAAAACTTAATAATTTCTAACTGTAATGCTGAATACGGAGGTGGAATTTGTGCCTACGACAACTCTCTTCCAATCATAGATAAAATTGAGGTTTACGGTTGTAACAGTGATAAAGGAGGAGCTGTTTATTATAACGTCGGAGGAGGTGGGAATATCACAAATTCATTTTTCCATGATAATTCAGCCCGGCGAGGGGCAGCAGTTTTTTATCGAGAAGCACCACTTGTTGATCCTGTAATAGATAATTGTGTGTTTTTGCACAATCAGGCAATAGAAAGAGCTGGTGCGATCGGAACATTCAACACAAATTTAACTGTGAAAAACAGCATTATGGAAGGAAATTCTGCCAATCTGGGTGGAGCAATGTTCATCTGGCTGCAAACAATTGTTCTGCAGAATGTGCTTGTTTATGATAATATTTCAACCAGTGATGGTGGTGCTATTTTTTCTAGCCAATGCAGTTCTTATTATATTAATTCTGCTTTCTACAATAATTCTTCCAATGCTGATGGCGGAGCTTTCTATGGTTGGAGCGGTTCTTCACCTTATTTCGTTAACTCTGTTCTCTGGGGAAATCTTCCACAGCAGATACATTGCAGAGTTGATGGTGGACAAAATACCGTAACTTCGGAATATTCCTGTATCGAAGGTGGAGAAACCGGTATTTCCACAGTTAATACGATTGTAAACTGGCTGGATGGCAACATCGATACAGATCCTCTGATCGACGATCAGTATCTGTTAACCGAAAATTCACCCTGTATTGACAGCGGAACTTCCATATTGCCAGTTCCATACGAACTTACCACCTTTGATCTGGCTGGAGAAGATCGGATTTATGGTGATGAAGTAGATATGGGACCTTACGAGTATTTTGTAGAAGAAACATTCTCTTTTACTCAGATCACAACCGGAAATATTGTAAATGACGGCGGCTGGAATTACGACTGCTGCTGGGCAGATTTTGATGCTGACGGCTGGGATGATCTTTTTGTTTGTAATAATGATGGTGATAATGGTAAACACAATTTTTATTACTTGAATAATCAGGATGGAACCTTTACCAAGGTTACAGATGGTGACATCGTAACCGACGGAGACAGTTCTTACGGCTGTGCTCCTGGAGATTTTGATAATGATGGTGATATTGATCTGTTCGTTTCCAACTACAACGAAAATAACGCGCTTTACGAAAATCTGGGAGACGGCACGTTTACAAGAATTACTACCGGAGATATTGTAAATAACAGCGGTTCTTCTACCGATTGTGAATGGGTAGATTATAATAAGGATGGTTGGCTTGATCTTTTTGTCTGCAATCGAACTCAGGCAAATTTTCTTTATCAAAATAATGCGGATGGAACTTTTACTCGAATTACTGGTGATCCTTTAGTTTCGGAAAACAAGAATTCCGGCAGCTGCGTCTGGGCAGATTTTGATGATAATAGCTATCCCGATGTATTCATTGCAAATTCGGGACCGGATACGAATTCACTTTTCCTGAACAACGGAGATGGCAGTTTTACTGCATTGCAGAACGATCCTATCGTTTCTGAAATGGAGAATTTTGATATCTCTGCGACTGGTGATTATGATAATGACGGCGATTATGATATTTATGTGGCTCCGGGAATGTTGCCGGCCGGCTCGTATGATGTTTATCTCTATCAAAATGATGGGAACGCATCTTTCACCAGAGTTCAGAATATTCCACATGACAATATAAATGCTGGTGGAGGTTGTGATTTTGTTGATATCGATTTTGATGGTGATCTCGATATTTTTCATCAGGCTTATGACGGATTCAACCTGATCCTGGAAAATGATGGTCTGGGCAATTTTTCTCAGACTTCGGAAGGAGTTCTGGCAAATGATGGTAACTATAATAAGCAAGCAAGCTGGACAGATTATGATGATGATGGAGACTTGGATGTTTTTTTCGCTGTGAACAACTATTTTGGTGGGAATAATAAATTATTCCAGAATAATGGAAATGGCAATAACTGGCTTTATGTGGAACTGGAAGGCTATAATTCAAACTATTATGGAATTGGTTGCGAGATTTTATCGGTAGCAGAGATTGGTGGATCGGTTGTAAGCCAGAATACTTTGGTAAATGCAGATAATTCTATAATTACCAGGATAGGATTTGGTGACGCCGAAACTGTGGGTTCAATTCTGGTAATGTGGCCTTCCGGAGAAATCTCACAGCTTAATGATATCGAAACAAATCAGATGATTTTAGTTTCAGAACAAATATCACCACATTCAGATGATATTTTACAAGCTGAGACAATAATTCTTAACCAAAATTTCCCGAATCCTTTCAATCCAAGCACAACAATCAGCTTCAGCGTAACGCAAAGCTCCGACTTTGCGACAATTGAGATTTACAACCTTAAAGGTCAGAAAGTTAAAATGTTTACTTTCCCAAACCAGTCTTCGCAGGAAGCTACGAACTGGCAAGCAGGTTTAGGAACGAGCAAAGGTGTAATTGTCTGGAACGGAACCGATGAAAATAATAAACCTGTATCATCCGGAGTATATTTTTACAAACTAAAGCAAGGAAAACAGCAATTAACAAAAAAAATGTTGTTGCTGAAATAG